The proteins below come from a single Leishmania infantum JPCM5 genome chromosome 6 genomic window:
- a CDS encoding putative nuclear transport factor 2 protein(NFT2): MEQGAFNDVAKKALEFRNRYYKMLDDPQDRLNVAGLYAPDVPMVCEWNGHPLSTVDDVRNYISALPKTSHQIDMVDAQPLPDNQDGDSFLLTVHGIVTYNDEHRREFYQRMVIRRFEQRYYILNDYYRWLSERSQ; this comes from the coding sequence ATGGAGCAGGGTGCCTTTAACGATGTCGCCAAGAAGGCGCTAGAGTTCCGCAACCGGTACTACAAGATGCTTGATGATCCGCAGGACCGCCTGAACGTGGCAGGTCTGTACGCCCCCGATGTGCCCATGGTGTGCGAGTGGAACGGGCACCCGCTCTCCACGGTGGATGACGTGCGCAACTACATCAGCGCTCTGCCGAAGACGTCGCACCAGATCGACATGGTggacgcgcagccgctgcccgACAACCAAGATGGCGACTCCTTCCTGCTTACTGTCCACGGCATTGTCACATACAACGACGAGCACCGCCGAGAGTTTTACCAGCGCATGGTCATCCGTCGCTTCGAGCAGCGCTACTACATCCTGAACGACTACTACCGCTGGCTAAGTGAGCGCTCGCAGTGA
- a CDS encoding coproporphyrinogen III oxidase, with translation MSLAIEAVKDFLVKLQDDICEALEAEDGQATFMEDKWTREGGGGGRTRVMVNGAVIEKGGVNFSHVYGKGLPGSSTERHPDMTGCNFQAMGVSLVIHPKNPHVPTSHANVRLFVAEREGKEPVWWFGGGFDLTPYYAVEEDCRYFHQVAQDLCKPFGADVYTRFKVWCDEYFFIPYRNEARGIGGLFFDDLNEWPFEKCFEFVQAVGKGYIDAYIPIVNRRKNTPYTEQQVEFQEFRRGRYAEFNLVIDRGTKFGLQSGGRTESILISLPPRARWGYDWQPEPGTPEARLTEYFLMKRQWV, from the coding sequence ATGTCGCTTGCAATCGAAGCTGTAAAGGACTTTCTTGTGAAGCTTCAGGATGACATATGTGAAGCTCTCGAGGCGGAGGACGGACAGGCAACGTTCATGGAAGATAAGTGGACacgcgagggcggcggtggcggccgcacGCGCGTCATGGTGAATGGCGCCGTGATCGAAAAGGGCGGCGTGAACTTTTCACACGTGTATGGGAAGGGACTGCCAGGGTCCTCGACAGAGCGGCACCCTGACATGACTGGTTGCAACTTCCAGGCGATGGGAGTCTCGCTTGTTATCCATCCAAAGAACCCCCATGTCCCCACATCGCACGCGAATGTGCGTCTCTTTGTTgccgagagggagggcaagGAGCCGGTGTGGTGGTTCGGTGGCGGCTTCGATCTCACGCCGTACTATGCTGTGGAGGAAGACTGCCGCTACTTCCACCAAGTCGCACAGGACCTCTGCAAGCCCTTCGGCGCTGACGTGTACACGCGCTTCAAGGTGTGGTGTGACGAGTACTTCTTCATACCTTACCGAAACGAGGCCCGTGGGATTGGCGGCCTCTTCTTCGACGACCTTAACGAGTGGCCGTTTGAGAAATGCTTCGAATTTGTGCAGGCGGTGGGCAAGGGCTACATTGATGCGTACATCCCAATTGTGAACCGGCGCAAGAACACACCATACACAGAACAGCAGGTGGAGTTCCAAGAGTTCCGCCGCGGACGGTACGCGGAGTTCAACCTGGTGATTGACCGCGGCACGAAGTTCGGCCTCCAGTCTGGCGGTCGAACCGAGTCCATCTTGATttcactgccgccgcgtgcgcgctggGGCTACGATTGGCAGCCAGAACCTGGCACGCCGGAGGCACGGTTGACGGAGTACTTTTTGATGAAGAGACAGTGGGTGTAG
- a CDS encoding putative pteridine transporter, whose translation MASAHPIQEMRNGGAADHREDGATEVTHAEYEHPTATKWFNAAPCLRYIPLFGEVTAAFGPKFSLSLGLCYTLSKGAASRIINVSRQPMFIVHYGLNVARYQRLATMYSLGWSLKPFIASIADVIALFGYTKRWYMALSAVLGTAAALAYALLPAKESSANAAAAFVFLTCFGKSNIDILSQGHFSRSMRENPEAGPSVVSWVWAMTFVGTILASCMMGPLSDAKLTYVGIILSAALQLATIFFFVFNMYGEKKNRTNRRKDALMQFWELKRLEKQQAAKAVDGHVVESIVDSGDVKGLAVAEVAGDSREDDDADFVEPDIGSCLGGAVEVNVDVAVRNWRLIVYALIMTCGITTQACVMVLGTRRHLLYACIGIATVFMAGAFLSLPLIVAKAAVFIYLNSLLYLQIPGALSNFYLAKPKCLPDGPHFSYTFYQTVGALITDAGGVTGAVLFTRFFSKHRYAFVFIATTLLQALGSVFDLIIVKRWNVHIGIPDHAMYILGDAIVYEICFVMSLMPGQILMSRLCPRGTETIAFALLAGFNSAGNSMSLAVGSLLMENFWPVSAKPPCNFKNVPYLIIAGHLCTPLLVIPLAFLLLPKARICDRIDIDGNVIAEDAKTVQERRCPVVKPHAAFEGEGQGPETKQGDSREPKA comes from the coding sequence ATGGCGTCCGCACATCCGATTCAGGAGAtgcgcaacggcggcgctgccgaccaCCGCGAAGATGGCGCGACTGAGGTTACCCATGCAGAGTATGAGCACCCCACAGCGACGAAGTGGTTCAATGCTGCGCCTTGCTTGCGCTATATCCCACTGTTCGGCGAGGTCACTGCCGCCTTTGGACCCAagttctccctctctctcggtctGTGCTACACGCTGTCGAAGGGTGCAGCCAGCCGAATTATCAACGTCTCTCGCCAGCCGATGTTCATTGTCCACTACGGACTGAACGTTGCACGGTATCAGCGCCTTGCCACCATGTACAGTCTCGGGTGGTCGCTGAAGCCATTCATCGCCTCGATTGCCGACGTGATCGCGCTCTTTGGCTACACGAAGCGGTGGTACATGGCGCTCTCGGCAGTGCTGGGCACAGCGGCCGCTCTGGCGTATGCACTGCTGCCTGCGAAGGAGTCGTCGGCgaacgccgctgcggcgtttGTGTTTCTCACCTGCTTTGGCAAATCCAACATCGACATTCTGTCCCAGGGCCACTTTAGTCGGTCGATGCGCGAAAACCCTGAGGCGGGCCCATCGGTGGTGAGCTGGGTGTGGGCCATGACGTTTGTCGGCACCATCCTCGCGTCCTGCATGATGGGACCCTTGTCAGATGCCAAGCTGACGTACGTTGGCATCATCTTGtcggctgcgctgcagctcgcgaCAATCTTCTTCTTCGTTTTCAACATGTACGGTGAAAAGAAGAACCGCACGAACCGCCGCAAGGACGCCCTCATGCAGTTTTGGGAGCTGAAGCGCttggagaagcagcaggcCGCCAAGGCTGTCGATGGTCACGTGGTAGAGTCCATCGTGGACTCTGGTGACGTGAAGGGGCTCGCAGTGGCCGAGGTCGCCGGTGATTCGCGAGAGGATGATGACGCAGATTTCGTGGAGCCAGATATTGGTTCGTGTCTCGGCGGCGCAGTGGAGGTGAACGTCGACGTTGCAGTGCGGAACTGGCGGCTCATCGTGTACGCGCTGATTATGACGTGCGGCATTACCACCCAGGCCTGTGTTATGGTGCTCGGCACCCGGCGCCATCTCCTGTACGCTTGCATTGGTATCGCCACCGTGTTCATGGCTGGCGCCTTtctctcgctgccgttgatCGTCGCCAAGGCAGCCGTTTTTATCTACCTCAACTCTCTCCTGTACTTACAGATCCCTGGCGCGCTCTCCAACTTCTACCTCGCGAAGCCCAAGTGCCTGCCGGACGGCCCGCACTTTTCGTACACGTTTTACCAGACTGTCGGCGCCCTCATCACGGACGCCGGTGGTGTGACCGGTGCCGTTCTCTTCACCCGCTTCTTCTCGAAGCACAGGTACGCCTTTGTCTTTATCGCGACGACACTGCTGCAGGCACTGGGCTCGGTCTTTGATCTGATCATCGTCAAGCGGTGGAACGTGCACATTGGCATTCCGGATCACGCCATGTATATTCTGGGTGACGCGATTGTGTACGAAATCTGCTTTGTGATGTCGCTGATGCCGGGGCAGATCCTCATGTCCCGCCTGTGCCCGCGCGGCACGGAAACGATTGCATTCGCTCTCTTGGCTGGCTTCAACAGCGCCGGCAATTCGATGTCCCTCGCCGTGGGCTCTCTTCTAATGGAGAACTTCTGGCCTGTCTCTGCAAAGCCGCCGTGCAACTTCAAGAACGTGCCATACTTGATCATAGCGGGCCACTTgtgcacgccgctgctggtcaTCCCACTCGcgttcctgctgctgccgaaggCACGCATCTGCGACCGCATTGACATTGACGGCAACGTCATCGCAGAGGACGCCAAGACCGTTcaggagcggcgctgccctgTTGTCAAACCACACGCCGCCTTCGAAGGTGAAGGGCAAGGACCAGAGACCAAGCAGGGGGACTCACGGGAGCCAAAGGCCTGA
- a CDS encoding protoporphyrinogen oxidase-like protein: protein MASQSPKYLMLYSTTDGHTKTIVDTIATLLTDETKARCDVVDIKDGNSYVLADYEKVLLGGSIRYGHFSAAFIKYVKQHHSELNAMPSAFVSVNLTARKSDKNTATTNVYTRKFLNQSSWSPQLVGVFAGALRYPRYNFFDRVLIQFIMMVTGGETDSTKEIVYTDWGAVRVFASDFAALPLAVPPRPKANAAEKPDGILRSGNGARCLLAIVGMSAAVVVGIRIIVAKRG, encoded by the coding sequence ATGGCGTCACAGAGCCCCAAGTACCTAATGTTGTACTCTACAACAGACGGGCATACTAAAACGATTGTGGATACAATAGCAACGCTACTCACCGACGAGACAAAGGCGCGGTGCGATGTTGTCGACATCAAGGACGGTAACAGTTACGTGCTGGCAGACTACGAAAAGGTTCTCCTCGGTGGGTCCATTCGCTACGGGCATTTTAGCGCTGCCTTTATCAAGTATGTCAAGCAGCACCATAGTGAGCTTAACGCTATGCCGTCGGCTTTCGTCAGCGTCAATCTCACAGCACGCAAGTCAGACAAGAACACCGCTACGACTAACGTTTACACACGCAAGTTTCTCAATCAGTCATCATGGTCTCCGCAACTTGTCGGTGTCTTTGCAGGCGCGTTGCGGTATCCTCGCTACAACTTTTTTGATCGGGTCCTGATTCAATTCATTATGATGGTCACAGGTGGGGAAACGGATTCGACGAAAGAAATTGTGTACACTGATTGGGGTGCTGTTCGAGTGTTTGCGTCTGACTTCGCAGCTTTACCTTTGGCAGTACCACCGCGGCCGAAGGCGAATGCAGCAGAGAAGCCTGATGGCATTCTCAGAAGTGGCAACGGTGCGCGCTGTTTGCTCGCGATAGTCGGCATGTCAGCGGCTGTCGTTGTCGGAATCCGTATAATCGTTGCAAAACGCGGATAG
- a CDS encoding putative protein kinase, translated as MNQNPAAQAGDKVPNMSNARRGETSDDYARHKAAASRAFLENHYQSLLANTRNGVGRAVGPRQKEPSFSDFHLFKCIGRGAFGEVFVCKYKSDKTDTLYALKRLRKSDMITKKQVVHVRSEKDVLAEAAASNPWVVHLYRSFQDSLYLYMVMEYMPGGDMISWLCDKGIFDVESTRFYIAELCAAVASVHDMGFVHRDIKPDNILFGESGHIKLSDFGLSKRFVEKRGNLLDYDDPSSSSNGAEASADEKSAYESRTDAPSGSPSGDGAGTGIAHGRVREMFQSIVGSPGYIAPEILLRKPYGVGCDWWSVGVIMYEMLYGIPPFFSQNPNSTCHKIKNWREHLVFPPQRHIPDDAVDFMKRLICEPEKRMTYDEICHHDFLKPMDMNGLLKLQAPYVPALSNRLDTKYFPEIKEPSAPMQQSEEQKVREVDPRGVMFADFRFNYSGDQAGPASA; from the coding sequence ATGAACCAGAATCCCGCCGCTCAGGCCGGCGACAAGGTGCCGAACATGTCGaacgcgcgccgcggcgagaCGTCCGACGACTACGCGCGACACAAGGCGGCCGCTAGCCGAGCGTTCCTGGAGAACCACTATCAAAGCCTGCTCGCGAACACGCGCAACGGCGTCGGCCGTGCTGTCGGCCCGCGGCAGAAGGAGCCGTCCTTTTCCGACTTCCATCTCTTCAAGTGCATCGGTCGCGGTGCCTTTGGCGAAGTGTTTGTGTGCAAGTACAAGAGTGACAAGACCGACACCCTCTACGCCctgaagcggctgcgcaagTCGGACATGATCACGAAGAAGCAAGTCGTCCACGTCCGCTCGGAAAAGGACGTCctggccgaggcggcggcgtcgaatCCATGGGTGGTGCACCTCTACCGCAGCTTCCAGGACTCTCTCTACCTCTACATGGTGATGGAGTACATGCCCGGTGGTGACATGATCTCGTGGCTGTGCGACAAGGGCATTTTTGACGTGGAGAGCACGCGCTTTTACATTGCCGAGctctgcgctgccgtggcgagCGTGCACGACATGGGATTTGTGCACCGCGACATCAAGCCGGACAACATTCTCTTTGGGGAGTCGGGGCACATCAAGCTGAGCGACTTCGGCCTCTCCAAGCGCTTCGTGGAGAAGCGCGGCAACCTGCTTGACTACGATGAcccgtcctcctcgtcgaacGGCGCCGAGGCATCGGCAGATGAGAAGAGCGCGTACGAGTCAAGGACAGACGCGCCGTCAGGGTCGCCCTCCGGAGACGGCGCTGGCACCGGCATCGCACACGGCCGCGTTCGCGAGATGTTCCAGTCCATCGTGGGCAGCCCCGGCTACATCGCACCGGAGATCCTGCTGCGCAAGCCGTACGGCGTCGGCTGTGACTGGTGGTCGGTCGGCGTCATCATGTACGAGATGCTCTACGGCATTCCGCCCTTCTTCTCGCAGAACCCCAACTCGACGTGCCATAAGATCAAAAACTGGCGGGAGCACCTCGTCTTCCCCCCGCAACGCCACATTCCTGATGACGCGGTGGACTTCATGAAGCGCCTGATCTGCGAGCCGGAAAAGCGCATGACGTACGACGAGATATGCCACCACGACTTCCTCAAGCCGATGGACATGAACGGGCTGCTCAAGTTGCAGGCGCCGTATGTGCCGGCCCTCTCCAACCGCCTGGATACCAAGTACTTCCCTGAGATCAAGGAGCCGAGCGCGCCGATGCAACAGAGCGAGGAGCAGAAAGTGCGCGAGGTGGACCCCCGCGGCGTCATGTTTGCCGACTTCCGCTTCAACTACAGCGGCGACCAAGCCGGTCCAGCAAGCGCGTAA